One genomic window of Pelotomaculum isophthalicicum JI includes the following:
- a CDS encoding SWIM zinc finger family protein produces the protein MRKILVKVDDGRLGRAVAGLVQRSLVVEDVVRDSGEIRAKVRSIGKRGVRVYSVAFSIVGRGHAVFCSCEDRRKRGAYCKHIAALALHELGVQAYARSTRSTVGLLQM, from the coding sequence GTGAGGAAGATTTTAGTGAAGGTTGACGACGGCAGGTTGGGTAGAGCGGTAGCGGGTTTAGTACAGCGCAGCTTGGTTGTTGAGGATGTTGTGCGCGATAGTGGAGAGATTCGTGCGAAGGTGCGCAGCATAGGCAAGAGAGGGGTCCGTGTATATAGTGTAGCTTTTTCTATCGTAGGCCGTGGCCATGCAGTTTTTTGCAGTTGCGAAGACCGGCGGAAGCGTGGTGCGTATTGCAAACACATTGCGGCCCTGGCGCTCCATGAGTTGGGTGTACAGGCGTATGCTAGAAGCACACGTAGCACGGTT